One genomic window of Rissa tridactyla isolate bRisTri1 unplaced genomic scaffold, bRisTri1.patW.cur.20221130 scaffold_29, whole genome shotgun sequence includes the following:
- the LOC128903260 gene encoding olfactory receptor 14J1-like: LLGSRACVHMAAAAWGSGFLYALLHTANTFSLPLCQGNALDQFFCEIPQILKLSCSHSYLREAGLLVVSACLGFGCFVFIVLSYVQIFRAVLRIPSEQGRHKAFSTCLPHLAVVSLLVSTAMFAYLKPPSISSPVLDLVVAVLYSVLPPALNPLIYSMRNQELKEEVWTPT, translated from the coding sequence ctcctgggcagcagagcttgtgtccacatggcagcagctgcctggggcagtgggtttctctatgctctcctgcacacggccaatacattttccctgcccctctgccagggcaatgccctggaccagttcttctgtgaaatcccccagatcctcaagctctcctgctcacactcctacctcagggaagctgggcttcttgtggtcagtgcctgtttaggctttggttgttttgtgttcatcgtgctgtcctacgtgcagatcttcagggccgtgctgaggatcccctctgagcagggacggcacaaagccttttccacgtgcctccctcacctggccgtcgtctccctgcttgtcagcactgccatgtttgcctacctgaagcccccctccatctcctccccagttctcgacctggtggtggctgtgctgtactcagtgttgcctccagcactgaaccccctcatctacagcatgaggaaccaggagctcaaggag